Proteins encoded within one genomic window of Pseudalkalibacillus sp. SCS-8:
- the ytvI gene encoding sporulation integral membrane protein YtvI: MKQLTTRKRWLIYLLITIIIIAAFIWILPISLPIVFAILTAFILEPAVRMFQYRLSIKRNLSVFIVFTLFLVLMGIGSYVLVTKVITSAIDFVENSPTYISEVNNVWDDIEKNFEKAAQDLPEEFVIEINSQVNQFLESLRGKLLEKNYIESLTSIVSLIPSYLVSILVYLITLFLFLLEFPRLHRRFYAHLTEKTAEKVHFMSKRLSYVVFGFLKAQFLVSIVIFLAALIGLYIIVPDVALLMAFIIWIIDFIPIIGSIIILGPWAIYYLLVGNIVLGTKLAVLAVILLIIRRTVEPKVMGHHIGLSALSTLIAMYLGLKLIGPMGFIIGPMILIVFNSAREAGIVKTNFKI; encoded by the coding sequence ATTCTACCGATTTCTCTCCCTATTGTGTTCGCCATACTGACAGCCTTCATACTCGAACCCGCGGTACGAATGTTTCAGTATCGACTATCCATCAAGCGTAACCTTTCAGTATTTATCGTTTTTACCTTATTCTTGGTCTTGATGGGGATCGGCAGCTACGTACTCGTGACGAAAGTGATAACCTCAGCAATCGACTTTGTTGAAAATTCACCTACGTATATATCAGAAGTGAACAATGTCTGGGATGACATCGAGAAGAATTTCGAGAAGGCCGCACAGGATTTACCTGAAGAATTCGTTATTGAAATTAACAGCCAGGTCAATCAATTTTTGGAATCGTTACGAGGGAAACTATTAGAGAAAAATTACATTGAATCATTAACTTCAATTGTATCACTTATACCTAGTTACTTAGTGAGCATCCTGGTCTATTTGATTACGTTGTTCCTTTTCTTACTTGAATTTCCGAGATTGCACCGCCGCTTCTATGCCCATCTCACAGAGAAGACCGCAGAAAAAGTACATTTTATGTCAAAACGACTATCATACGTTGTTTTCGGCTTCTTAAAAGCTCAATTTCTTGTTAGTATCGTCATTTTCTTGGCTGCTCTGATCGGATTGTATATCATTGTACCGGATGTTGCGTTATTAATGGCATTCATCATTTGGATCATCGATTTCATTCCGATTATCGGTTCGATCATCATTCTTGGACCATGGGCGATTTATTATCTGCTGGTGGGGAATATTGTTTTAGGAACAAAGCTAGCTGTATTGGCTGTGATTTTATTAATCATACGAAGGACAGTTGAACCGAAAGTGATGGGTCATCATATCGGACTATCTGCTCTCTCGACATTGATTGCGATGTACCTAGGCCTGAAGCTAATCGGCCCGATGGGTTTCATCATCGGTCCAATGATTCTCATCGTATTCAATTCAGCTCGTGAAGCAGGTATTGTAAAAACCAATTTCAAGATTTAA